A region of Silurus meridionalis isolate SWU-2019-XX chromosome 13, ASM1480568v1, whole genome shotgun sequence DNA encodes the following proteins:
- the rapsn gene encoding 43 kDa receptor-associated protein of the synapse has protein sequence MRLVLIKMGQDQTKQQIEKGLKLYQSNETEKALHVWMKVLEKTTDPGGKFRALGCLITAHSEMGKYKEMLRYALAQIDTAREMEDPDYLTEGYLNLARSNEKLCDFQKTISYCKTCLNMQGTTVSLQLNGQVCLSMGNAFLGLSVFQKALESYEKALRYAHNNDDKMLECRVCCSLGSFYIQLKDYEKALFFPCKAAELVNDYGKGWSLKYRAMSQYHMSVAYRKLERLPDAMECCEESMKIALQHGDRPLQAMCLLNFADIHRCRNDVDKAFPRYESSMCIMTEIGNRLGQAAIHLGVGKCLLLQKELDKALESFQRAYELADGIGNKLCSLKVHCLSESIYRSREQQDELREQVVKFLQCVEELELYCGMCGESIGERNQQLQALPCSHIFHLKCLQTNGTQGCPKCRRSSVKPGFV, from the exons ATGAGGCTCGTGTTGATAAAAATGGGCCAGGACCAAACAAAGCAGCAAATTGAAAAAGGGCTCAAACTTTACCAGTCaaatgagacagagaaagcTCTGCATGTCTGGATGAAGGTTCTGGAAAAGACCACTGATCCTGGGGGAAAGTTCAGGGCTTTAGGTTGCCTGATCACAGCACATTCAGAGATGGGGAAATACAAAGAGATGCTAAGG tatgCCCTAGCTCAGATTGACACAGCACGAGAGATGGAGGACCCAGACTACCTAACCGAAGGCTACCTGAACCTGGCCCGCAGCAACGAGAAGCTCTGCGACTTTCAGAAGACCATTTCCTACTGCAAGACTTGCTTAAACATGCAAGGCACCACTGTGAGCCTGCAGCTCAATGGTCAAGTGTGTTTGAGCATGGGCAACGCCTTCTTGGGCCTTAGTGTCTTTCAGAAAGCCTTGGAGAGTTATGAGAAGGCCCTGCGTTATGCACACAATAATGATGACAAGATGCTGGAGTGCAGGGTGTGCTGCAGCCTGGGTAGCTTCTACATTCAATTAAAG GATTATGAGAAGGCCCTGTTCTTTCCATGCAAAGCAGCTGAGCTTGTCAATGACTACGGAAAAGGCTGGAGTCTCAAGTACCGTGCCATGAGCCAGTACCACATGTCAGTAGCCTACAGGAAGCTGGAGCGTCTGCCAGATGCTATGGAATGCTGTGAG GAATCAATGAAGATAGCTCTACAGCATGGAGATCGTCCTCTACAAGCCATGTGTCTGCTGAATTTTGCAGATATTCATCGCTGCCGCAACGATGTTGAT AAAGCATTCCCCCGCTATGAGTCTTCAATGTGTATAATGACAGAGATTGGAAACCGCCTTGGACAAGCAGCTATCCACTTAGGAGTGGGAAAGTGTTTGCTACTGCAGAAGGAACTTGACAAG GCACTGGAGTCTTTCCAACGAGCATACGAGCTAGCAGATGGAATAGGAAACAAG CTGTGTTCTCTAAAGGTACACTGCCTATCAGAGAGTATCTACCGTAGCAGGGAGCAGCAGGATGAGCTCAGAGAGCAGGTGGTAAAGTTCCTGCAGTGTGTCGAAGAGCTGGAGCTCTACTGTGGCATGTGTGGCGAGTCAATCGGGGAGAGGAACCAACAGCTCCAGGCTTTGCCTTGCTCTCACATCTTTCACCTCAA GTGCCTGCAGACGAACGGGACACAGGGATGTCCGAAATGTCGTCGTTCATCCGTGAAGCCAGGTTTTGTATGA